DNA sequence from the Cohnella herbarum genome:
ATCAAGGCAATCGAATCCGGCGCCTATGATTTTATTGCTTCAAGATTTGTCGGTTACGATGCGCTGTCTCATAAACATGGGAAAGACTCTTTAGAGGCAACCCTTTACGTTGAGAGACTGTTGGAATATATCGGTCGAATAGATGCCTTGTTAAAGAAAAATCAGCGATCCTACAACTTGTTTATCTTTTCCGACCATGGCCAAAGCGATGTTGAAACGTTCTTCTATCCCAATGAGATTTTGGAGCAAAGTCGCTGGCGGGAAAACTTATTAAACGATCAAATTCGATTTGTCGGGGACGGAAGCGGATCGTTGCTGTTTTACAGCACGTTAGACAATCGTCAAAACAGAGAAATCATGGATTATTTCGGCCAATTTCCTGAAGTGAATCATTTCTATGAGCTGGAAGGAGCATCTAGTTCGGAATATCAGCCGATCGGAATCCTGGATTTGAACGCTACGGTATGCGGTGAAGATATCGTTCCCCCGGAGCAGCCCAAATATCGGACTATGAAGAGCTTACACGGGTATCACCCTTCTAACGTGGATGAAATGAACGGATTCATGGTATGCACAGGTTACCAGATCAATCGAAGCACAACCATTGAAGAAGCGCGTTTAGAGAACATTGCTCCTACATTAGCTAAGCTTTTTCAGATTTCGCACCCCTGCGACGGCGGAATCATCCACGACATGATTAGGGAGTATGACTAGATGGCCTGGCTAAAAAGCAAAAACGTAAAAGATAACCTGTGGGCATTTGCGCTGCTGTTGCCGACACTCGTTCCGTTGGTTGTTTTTTGGATCTATCCATTGACGAAATCGCTCCAGATTAGTTTTACCGATTGGAACTATATTTCGCCCACATATAACTATGTGATGATGGAGAACTACACAAATTTATTCAGCGATGCCTTTTTCGCCAAAGTATTGATGAATACGATCGTATTTACTTTTTTCACGGTAGTTCCTCCGATCCTAATCGGATTGTACGTCGCTACCAAGCTAAGCAAAATAAAAACGCTGCGTAATTTCTTTCTCGCATCTACGTTCTCGTCATGGATGGCGCCGACCGTTGTCGTTTCTATGGTTTGGGTCGGCATCTTCGATCGCGATTCGGGGATCGTTAATACCCTCTTGAAAGGGATTGGCCTAGAGCCTATTGAGTGGCTAGGCGGACGAACTACGGCGATGATTGTCGTTATTGTCGTCACCATCTGGCAGTATGTTGGACTAGCTATCTTGTTGCTTACGTCGTCATTGGCCAAATTAGATCCCGAAGTAGAGAAAGCGAATGCTTTGGACGGGGGCAAGGGGTTACGCAAATTGTTAAAGATCACCCTGCCCGCGATCTCGCCCATCCTTGTATTCTTGTTTATCTTTTTTACTCTCAATTCCCTGAAAGCCTATGATCAGATTTACATTATCACGCAAGGCGGACCTTCAGGCGCGACTTCGACCATTCTTTATTACTTCTACGTGTTGGCTTTCGAATGGTTCGAGACCGGACCCGCTTCGGCTTTGGCGATAATCTTCCTTGTCCTTTGTCTGCTGATCAGCGCATTAAATTATATCCTATCGAAATTTCTGTTTAGAAGGTGAGGCGGGGACTTGCACTTACCCAAATACAAAACGTGGATCAATTACGTAACGTTAATCGGCTTAAGCATACTGATGGTGTTTCCGTTTATCTGGATGCTCTTTACTTCCATAAAACCGAAAAACGAGATTTATAGCGGTACGATTTGGCCATCTTCGTTTCATTTTGAGAATTACATCAGAGTATTTACGGAAACCAAGATGCTCGTTTATTTGTGGAACAGTATTTATGTCAGCCTCATCGTCATTGCTTTTCAAATCGTAACGGCTATTTTGGCGGCATACGTATTCGCGGCGATTCGGAAAAAATGGGTTCAAGTCTGTTTCGTGCTCATATTGGCGACGTACATGCTGCCATCGGCCGTAACCTACATCCCTTCCTTCGTCCTGCTTTCGAAAGTGAATTTGCTGGATACGCATATGGGCTATATTTTCAGCGAGTTTATAAGCATTTTTGCAATCTTCTTCTTGCGGCAGTCTTTCAGCCAGGTGCCGAGCGAGGTAATTCATGCAGCAAAGTTGGATGGCGCCGGGCATTTGAAGCTCATCTTCACGGTGTATATTCCTTATTGCAAAAACGCTATTGCCTCCTTGGTATTGATCACGTTTATTTACAGCTACAACAACTATATGTGGCCTTCATTGCTGCTCAAATCTGAGGAAAACATGTTCGTCACCATCGGTTTGCGAAGGTTGTTTATGACTCAAGCGGGATATGGAATGGACTTCCCTCTAGCTATGGCCGCCTGCGCGGTGTCGCTTGCGCCGATGTTTATCCTGCTCGCCGTTTCAAGCAAAAGAATTATTCAATCGATGGCTAGTCTCTATGTGAATAAATAAGGCGGTGATGCGATTTCATCTGTATTCAACGGACTGATCATTATGGATATGGCTATACGAGACGCAAATAGAAATTTACCGGGAGGAATTTAACTGTGAACAAACCGAAAAGGAACTTGAAAAAAGCAATCCTATCCAGCTTATGTTTTACGCTTATTCTGACGGGGATCATCGGCTGCTCAAGCAACAATACCTCATCCCCGAAGAATGCAAACGAACCAAGCGAAACGAATGCAACGTCCGCACCCAAAGAGAAGGTCAAGCTGGAGTTCTATTATGGTCTTGGCGGCAAACTCGGGGAGACGATGGATAAAATCATTAAAGATTTTAACAGCGGCAATGAGCGGTATGAAGTCGTGCCGATCGTTCAAGGGGACTACGGCGAAACCTTGCAAGCCCTGCAAGCATCGCTCGCCGCCAATAAGCCGCCGGCACTGGCTATCAACGGTTACCCGGAATTCATGAAGCTGGCTAACAGCGAGGTACTGCTCCCTCTAGAAGAGTATATCGATCAACCGGAGTATAACAAAGACGATGTTCTTCTTCTGGAGCAAGGCAAATACAAGGATGCAACCTTGGGCGTTCCGGCATACGTCTCTACGCAAATGATGTACTACAGAAAAGATATTTTCGAGAAATACAATATCGATTACGATTCTCTGGAAAGCTTCGAACAATTAGCCGAAGCGGCGAAACTCATTAAAGAAAAAGAAGGAATCAGCGGTTGGTCCATCATGTGGTACGGAGAACATATGATCGATTACGCTCGTTCGACCGGCGGGGATATCGTCAGCGAAGACGGCAAAACCGTAACGATCGATTCGGATGAGTGGATTTATGCTTGGGACAATATCAGAAAATGGAT
Encoded proteins:
- a CDS encoding alkaline phosphatase family protein, which gives rise to MNVLISLDGLSYTLFERYSKAFIENNFSICHKLVTTFPSVTFNAHATAITGSNHDKHFVIDNMLSHFRTIERISLYGDHELICNEELHKKTLFRSLAAHGLTSCCIHWPLTSGNPYIHHLVTESSSKKQLLNAEAIDQIDDLALHKTIKAIESGAYDFIASRFVGYDALSHKHGKDSLEATLYVERLLEYIGRIDALLKKNQRSYNLFIFSDHGQSDVETFFYPNEILEQSRWRENLLNDQIRFVGDGSGSLLFYSTLDNRQNREIMDYFGQFPEVNHFYELEGASSSEYQPIGILDLNATVCGEDIVPPEQPKYRTMKSLHGYHPSNVDEMNGFMVCTGYQINRSTTIEEARLENIAPTLAKLFQISHPCDGGIIHDMIREYD
- a CDS encoding carbohydrate ABC transporter permease — translated: MHLPKYKTWINYVTLIGLSILMVFPFIWMLFTSIKPKNEIYSGTIWPSSFHFENYIRVFTETKMLVYLWNSIYVSLIVIAFQIVTAILAAYVFAAIRKKWVQVCFVLILATYMLPSAVTYIPSFVLLSKVNLLDTHMGYIFSEFISIFAIFFLRQSFSQVPSEVIHAAKLDGAGHLKLIFTVYIPYCKNAIASLVLITFIYSYNNYMWPSLLLKSEENMFVTIGLRRLFMTQAGYGMDFPLAMAACAVSLAPMFILLAVSSKRIIQSMASLYVNK
- a CDS encoding ABC transporter substrate-binding protein; protein product: MNKPKRNLKKAILSSLCFTLILTGIIGCSSNNTSSPKNANEPSETNATSAPKEKVKLEFYYGLGGKLGETMDKIIKDFNSGNERYEVVPIVQGDYGETLQALQASLAANKPPALAINGYPEFMKLANSEVLLPLEEYIDQPEYNKDDVLLLEQGKYKDATLGVPAYVSTQMMYYRKDIFEKYNIDYDSLESFEQLAEAAKLIKEKEGISGWSIMWYGEHMIDYARSTGGDIVSEDGKTVTIDSDEWIYAWDNIRKWIHEDKIMDTVYGGNGWEWWYKTIDNVMNGKSAGYTGSSGDGGDLDFSKMATGMQKGFNGSKPRPVAVSVMFNLFKSSPKEQQQGAWEFVKFFSEANQTASWSVETGYIPIRNSAVETEIYKNKLKENPYFSIPLEQAKTNGIPPFVDPTGGKIYAEIDLAKDKVLIENVPAAEALKEAKKKAQAELDKVLKK
- a CDS encoding carbohydrate ABC transporter permease; amino-acid sequence: MAWLKSKNVKDNLWAFALLLPTLVPLVVFWIYPLTKSLQISFTDWNYISPTYNYVMMENYTNLFSDAFFAKVLMNTIVFTFFTVVPPILIGLYVATKLSKIKTLRNFFLASTFSSWMAPTVVVSMVWVGIFDRDSGIVNTLLKGIGLEPIEWLGGRTTAMIVVIVVTIWQYVGLAILLLTSSLAKLDPEVEKANALDGGKGLRKLLKITLPAISPILVFLFIFFTLNSLKAYDQIYIITQGGPSGATSTILYYFYVLAFEWFETGPASALAIIFLVLCLLISALNYILSKFLFRR